Below is a genomic region from Rana temporaria chromosome 3, aRanTem1.1, whole genome shotgun sequence.
CATGGTGGGAGGGCCTCCTGCAGGTCTAGTGAAAGGGGTGGGGGTCATATTTTTACAGTCTGATCTTCAGGGGCAGGTACCATAGCAAGCATTGGGCGATACCATTTAGCCAAGGAAGGAATACATCAGACCTGTACTGTAGAAGTAAGACAAACGCTGTAACATTATCTATTTGTCTTTCTAAAGAATTTCCTACACGATCTTTCACAATATTGGACCACGTGGATCGGTCTCACGGATGCGGAAGGATCCTGGAAATGGGTGGATGGGACTTCTTATGATGCTACTCCAAAGTAAGACACcgaccccacccccccaccccctcaccaGTTATTATATTCCCTGTGTAGAGGTGggactaaataccctcccagcataCCCTACTCCATACACTGAATGCtctcattggggtggattcagtaagcaattgcgtctgcgtatccatagttacgcagcgcaattgcttagttgcgccggcgtaacgacttttctgtattcaggaagctcgatacgccgactgcagcctaagatatgcgtggtataaggctcttatgccgtcgtatcgtaggctgcattcttgcgatggccgctaggtggcgttcctgtagtggtcagtgtatagtatgcaaattgcatactcacgccgattcacaaccgtacgcgcgccctgcgtacgcattttacgtcgtttgcgttcctcgggttccgcgtaaggctgctcctgctattagcaggggcagccaatgctaagtatacccgtcgttcccgcgtcgcgatgtttaaaaattacgtcgtttgcgtaagtgaatcgtgaatggcgctggacgccatttacgttcacgttaaagcaaatgacatccttgcgacgtcatttgccgcaatgcacgtcgggaaagtttcccgacggagcatgcgcactacgttcggcgcgggaacgcgcctaatttaaatgatccacgccccctacgggatcatttaaattacacgtccttacgccggccatttttacggagcgcccacgcaaattacggagctactgcttcgtgaatgaagcgtagcgcaggtaatttatggaggcgcagcgtacaaaacggtacgctgcgcctccgtagtagtgcgcgcccctacctgaatctaccccattgtttgttGTCAGCTGTGTCTCGATTATTCTTAGATGTTCTCcttagtaaggtgaccagattttttcatgaaatccggggacatatatgtagtgcccatcaatgcagcctgttcagtgcccatcaatgcagcctgttcagtgcccatcaatgcatagCGAGCGAGGAGAGGAGATGGATTATACCGAGCGGGGATCTCATGTTTCCCTCGCACAGCCGCTGTCCTCAGACAAAGTCCCGCCTCTTATAATAGAGGTCTGACAGCCGAGTAAGCAGGAGATCCCCACTCTATAATCTAGCGGCGCTCGCCCCCACCCATCTGGGACCCATGGTAGAGCCGGCCCCAGCTTGCGGAGCACCCACACAGGATAGGCCCTGAATCTGGGGACAAATGCGGGGACAGACAGGCTCCGGGGAcaatgtcctcaatccggggggctgtccccggaaaccagggacgtctggtcaccctactccttAGGTTAGTTCACCCTCTAAGACTTCTTTTCTATGTTGGTCCTGCCATAGGTTCTGATGAGTAAAAGGCTTGGCCTGATCACTATTTCCCTTTGGTTCCGGCAGGTTCTGGCGGCCCGGTCAGCCCGATAATTGGTTTGGTCACGGTTTCGGAGGCGGGGAAGACTGTGCTCACCTGAAGGGCCCAAATGGCTGGAACGATGGTCCTTGTTCCCAGGGCTTACCATACATTTGTGAGAAGAAAATGCCTTGACCAGCTGAGGAGAACATCTGATATCTTCATTCCtatcgcaacttgccagggaaaaggacgtctccaacggctgataccctctcactacctggGTAGCCATTACAATTCCCTAAATCCTCTGCTGCACTACAGTGATGAGTCTACCAATAAAATATCACAATCAatatcactgtgtccatgcctcactgtgtccatgcctcactgtgtccatgtctcactgtgtccatgtctcactgtgcccatgcctcactgtgtccatgcctcactgtgtccatgcctcactgtgtccatgcctcactgtgtccatgcctcactgtgtccatgtctcactgtgtccatgtctcactgtgtccatgcctcactgtgtccatgcctcactgtgcccatgcctcactgtgtccatgcctcactgtgtccatgtctcactgtgtccatgcctcactgtgtccatgcctcactgtgtccatgcctcactgtgcccatgtctcactgtgtccatgtctcactgtgtccatacctcactgtgtccatgtctcactgtgtccatgtctcactgtgtccatgcctcactgtgtccatgcctcactgtgcccatgcctcactgtgtccatgcctcactgtgtccatgtctcactgtgtccatgcctcactgtgtccatgcctcactgtgtccatgcctcactgtgcccatgtctcactgtgtccatgtctcactgtgtccatacctcactgtgtccatgcctcactgtgtccatacctcactgtgtccatgcctcactgtgtccatgcctcactatgtccatgtctcactgtgcccatgtctcactgtgtccatgtctcactgtgtccatgcctcactgtgcccatgtctcactgtgtccatgtctcactgtgtccatacctcactgtgtccatgcctcactgtgtccatacctcactgtgtccatgcctcactgtgtccatgcctcactatgtccatgtctcactgtgcccatgtctcactgtgtccatgtctcactgtgtccatgcctcactgtgtccatgcctcactgtgtccatgcctcactgtgtccatgcctcactgtgtccatacctcactgtgtccatgcctcactgtgtccatgcctcactatgtccatgtctcactgtgcccatgtctcactgtgtccatgtctcactgtgtccatgcctcactgtgcccatgtctcactgtgtccatgtctcactgtgtccatgcctcactgtgtccatgcctcactgtgcccatgcctcactgtgtccatgcctcactgtgtccatgcctcactgtgtccatgcctcactgtgtccatgcctcactgtgtccatgcctcactgtgtccatgcctcactgtgtccatgtctcactgtgtccatgcctcactgtgtccatgcctcactgtgtccatgcctcactgtgtccatgcctcactgtgtccatgcctcactgtgtccatgcctcactgtgtccatgcctcactgtgtccatgcctcactgtgtccatgcctcactgtgtccatgcctcactgtgcccatgtctcactgtgtccatgcctcactgtgtccatgcctcactgtgtccatgcctcactgtgtccatgcctcactgtgcccatgcctcactgtgtccatgtctcactgtgcccatgcctcactgtgtccatgcctcactgtgtccatgcctcactgtgcccatgcctcactgtgcccatgcctcactgtgtccatgcctcactatgcccatgcctcactgtgtccatgcctcactgtgcccatgtctcactgtgcccatgtctcactgtgcccatgcctcactgtgcccatgcctcactgtgtccatacctcactgtgtccatgcctcactgtgcccatgcctcactgtgtccatgcctcactgtgtccatgcctcactgtgcccatgtctcactgtgtccatgtctcactgtgtccatgcctcactgtgcccatgcctcactgtgtccacacctcactgtgtccatgcctcactgtgtccatgtctcactgtgcccatgcctcactgtgtccacacctcactgtgtccatgcctcactgtgtccatgcctcactgtgcccacacctcactgtgcccacgcctcactgtgtccatgcctcactgtgtccatgcctcactgtgtccatgcctcactgtgcccatgtctcactgtgtccatgtctcactgtgtccatgtctcactgtgtccatgcctcactgtgtccatgcctcactgtgtccatgcctcactgtgcccatgtctcactgtgcccatgcctcactgtgcccatgcctcactgtgtccacacctcactgtgtccatgcctcactgtgcccatgcctcactgtgcccatgcctcactgtgtccatgcctcactgtgtccatgcctcactgtgtccatgcctcactgtgcccacacctcactgtgcccacgcctcactgtgtccatgcctcactgtgtccatgcctcactgtgtccatgcctcactgtgtccatgcctcactgtgcccacacctcactgtgtccacgcctcactgtgtccatgcctcactgtgtccatgtctcactgtgtccatgcctcactgtgcccatgcctcactgtgtccatgtctcactgtgtccatgtctcactgtgtccatgcctcactgtgcccatgcctcactgtgcccatgtctcactgtgtccatgtctcactgtgtccatgcctcactgtgcccatgcctcactgtgcccatacctcactgtgtccatgcctcactgtgcccatgcctcactgtgcccatgcctcactgtgtccatgcctcactgtgtccatgcctcactgtgcccatgcctcactgtgtccatgcctcactgtgtccatgtctcactgtgtccatgcctcactgtgtccacacctcactgtgtccatgcctcactgtgtccatgcctcactgtgcccatgcctcactgtgtccatgtctcactgtgcccatgcctcactgtgcccatacctcactgtgtccatgcctcactgtgtccatgtctcactgtgcccatgcctcactgtgtccacacctcactgtgtccatgcctcactgtgtccatgcctcactgtgcccacacctcactgtgcccatgcctcactgtgtccatgcctcactgtgtccatgcctcactgtgcccatgtctcactgtgtccatgtctcactgtgtccatgcctcactgtgcccatgtctcactgtgtccatgcctcactgtgtccatgcctcactgtgcccatgcctcactgtgcccatgcctcactgtgtccatgcctcactgtgtccatgcctcactgtgtccatgcctcactgtgcccacacctcactgtgcccacgcctcactgtgtccatgcctcactgtgtccatgcctcactgtgtccatgcctcactgtgtccatgcctcactgtgcccacacctcactgtgtccacgcctcactgtgtccatgtctcactgtgcccatgcctcactgtgcccatgcctcactgtgtccacacctcactgtgtccatgcctcactgtgtccatgtctcactgtgcccatgcctcactgtgcccatgcctcactgtgtccacacctcactgtgtccatgcctcactgtgcccacacctcactgtgcccatgcctcactgtgtccatgtctcactgtgtccatgcctcactgtgtccatgcctcactgtgcccacacctcactgtgcccatgcctcactgtgtccatgcctcactgtgttcatgtctcactgtgtccatgcctcactgtgtccatgcctcactgtgtccatgcctcactgtgcccatgtctcactgtgcccatgcctcactgtgtccatgcctcactgtgcccatgcctcactgtgcccatgcctcactgtgtccatgcctcactatgcccatgcctcactgtgtccatgcctcactgtgtccatgcctcactgtgtccatgcctcactgtgcccatgcctcactgtgtccatgcctcactgtgtccatgtctcactgtgtccatgcctcactgtgttcatgcctcactgtgtccatgcctcactatgcccatgcctcactgtgcccatgcctcactgtgcccatgtctcactgtgcccatgcctcactgtacccatgcctcactgtgtccatgtctcactgtgtcaatgcctcactgtgcccatgtctcactgtgcccatgcctcactatgtccatgcctcactatgtccatgcctcactgtgtccatgcctcactgtgtccatgcctcactgtgccaatgcctcactgtgtccatgcctcactgtgcccatgtctcactgtgcccatgcctcactgtgtccatgcctcactatgtccatgcctcactatgtccatgcctcactgtgtccatgcctcactgtgtccatgcctcactgtgccaatgcctcactgtgtccatgcctcactgtgtccatgtctcactgtgtccatgcctcactgtgtccatgcctcactgtgtccctgtctcactgtgtccatgtctcactgtgtccatgcctcactgtgtccatgcctcactgtgtccctgtctcactgtgtccatgcctcactgtgtccatgcctcactgtgtccatgtctcactgtgtccatgtctcactgtgtccatgcctcactgtgtccatgtctcactgtgcccatgcctcactgtgcccatgcctcactgtgtccatgcctcactgtgtccatgtctcactgtgcccatgcctcactgtgcccatgcctcactgtgcccatgtctcactgtgtccatgtctcactgtgtccatgcctcactgtgtccatgtctcactgtgcccatgcctcactgtgcccatgcctcactgtgtccatgcctcactgtgtccatgtctcactgtgtccatgcctcactgtgtccatgcctcactgtgtccatgcctcactgtgtccatgtctcactgtgtccatgcctcactgtgtccatgcctcactgtgcccatgcctcactgtgcccatgcctcactgtgtccatgcctcactgtgtccatgcctcactgtgtccatgcctcactgtgcccacacctcactgtgcccacgcctcactgtgtccatgcctcactgtgtccatgcctcactgtgtccatgcctcactgtgtccatgcctcactgtgcccacacctcactgtgtccacgcctcactgtgtccatgtctcactgtgcccatgcctcactgtgcccatgcctcactgtgtccacacctcactgtgtccatgcctcactgtgtccatgtctcactgtgtccatgcctcactgtgtccatgcctcactgtgcccacacctcactgtgcccatgcctcactgtgtccatgcctcactgtgttcatgtctcactgtgtccatgcctcactgtgtccatgcctcactgtgtccatgcctcactgtgcccatgtctcactgtgcccatgcctcactgtgtccatgcctcactgtgcccatgcctcactgtgcccatgcctcactgtgtccatgcctcactatgcccatgcctcactgtgtccatgcctcactgtgtccatgcctcactgtgtccatgcctcactgtgcccatgcctcactgtgtccatgcctcactgtgtccatgtctcactgtgtccatgcctcactgtgttcatgcctcactgtgtccatgcctcactatgcccatgcctcactgtgcccatgcctcactgtgcccatgtctcactgtgcccatgcctcactgtgcccatgcctcactgtgtccatgtctcactgtgtcaatgcctcactgtgcccatgtctcactgtgcccatgcctcactgtgtccatgcctcactatgtccatgcctcactatgtccatgcctcactgtgtccatgcctcactgtgtccatgcctcactgtgccaatgcctcactgtgtccatgcctcactgtgcccatgtctcactgtgcccatgcctcactgtgtccatgcctcactatgtccatgcctcactatgtccatgcctcactgtgtccatgcctcactgtgtccatgcctcactgtgccaatgcctcactgtgtccatgtctcactgtgtccatgtctcactgtgtccatgcctcactgtgcccatgcctcactgtgtccatgtctcactgtgtccatgtctcactgtgtccatgtctcactgtgtccatgcctcactgtgtccatgcctcactgtgtccatgcctcactgtgcccatgcctcactgtgcccatgcctcactgtgtccatgtctcactgtgcccatgcctcactgtgcccatgcctcactgtgtccatgcctcactgtgtccatgtctcactgtgtccatgcctcactgtgtccatgcctcactgtgtccatgcctcactgtgtccatgtctcactgtgtccatgcctcactgtgtccatgcctcactgtgcccatgcctcactgtgcccatgcctcactgtgtccatgcctcactgtgtccatgcctcactgtgtccatgcctcactgtgcccacacctcactgtgcccacgcctcactgtgtccatgcctcactgtgtccatgcctcactgtgtccatgcctcactgtgtccatgcctcactgtgcccacacctcactgtgtccacgcctcactgtgtccatgtctcactgtgcccatgcctcactgtgcccatgcctcactgtgtccacacctcactgtgtccatgcctcactgtgtccatgtctcactgtgcccatgcctcactgtgcccatgcctcactgtgtccacacctcactgtgtccatgcctcactgtgcccacacctcactgtgcccatgcctcactgtgtccatgtctcactgtgtccatgcctcactgtgtccatgcctcactgtgcccacacctcactgtgcccatgcctcactgtgtccatgcctcactgtgttcatgtctcactgtgtccatgcctcactgtgtccatgcctcactgtgtccatgcctcactgtgcccatgtctcactgtgcccatgcctcactgtgtccatgcctcactgtgcccatgcctcactgtgcccatgcctcactgtgtccatgcctcactatgcccatgcctcactgtgtccatgcctcactgtgtccatgcctcactgtgtccatgcctcactgtgcccatgcctcactgtgtccatgcctcactgtgtccatgtctcactgtgtccatgcctcactgtgttcatgcctcactgtgtccatgcctcactatgcccatgcctcactgtgcccatgcctcactgtgcccatgtctcactgtgcccatgcctcactgtacccatgcctcactgtgtccatgtctcactgtgtcaatgcctcactgtgcccatgtctcactgtgcccatgcctcactgtgtccatgcctcactatgtccatgcctcactatgtccatgcctcactgtgtccatgcctcactgtgtccatgcctcactgtgccaatgcctcactgtgtccatgcctcactgtgcccatgtctcactgtgcccatgcctcactgtgcccatgcctcactgtgtccatgcctcactatgtccatgcctcactatgtccatgcctcactgtgtccatgcctcactgtgtccatgcctcactgtgccaatgcctcactgtgtccatgcctcactgtgtccatgcctcactgtgtccatgcctcactgtgtccatgcctcactgtgccaatgcctcactgtgtccatgcctcactgtgtccatgtctcactgtgtccatgcctcactgtgtccctgtctcactgtgtccatgtctcactgtgcccatgcctcactgtgtccatgtctcactgtgcccatgcctcactgtgcccatgcctcactgtgtccatgcctcactgtgtccatgtctcactgtgtccatgcctcactgtgtccatgcctcactgtgtccatgcctcactgtgtccatgtctcactgtgtccatgcctcactgtgtccatgcctcactgtgcccatgcctcactgtgtccatgcctcactgtgtccatgtctcactgtgtccatgcctcactgtgtccatgtctcactgtgtccatgcctcactgtgtccatgcctcactgtgtccatgcctcactgtgcccatgcctcactgtgtccatgcctcactgtgcccatgcctcactgtgtccatgtctcactgtgcccatgcctcactgtatccatgtctcactgtgtccatgcctcactgtgtccatgcctcactgtgtccatgcctcactgtgcccatgcctcactgtgtccatgcctcactgtgtccatgtctcactgtgtccatgcctcactgtgtccatgtctcactgtgtccatgcctcactgtgcccatgcctcactgtgtccatgcctcactgtgcccatgcctcactgtgtccatgtctcactgtgtccatgcctcactgtgtccatgcctcactgtgtccctgtctcactgtgtccatgcctcactgtgcccatgcctcactgtatccatgtctcactgtgtccatgcctcactgtgtccatgcctcactgtgtccatgcctcactgtgtccctgtctcactgtgtccatgcctcactgtgcccatgcctcactgtgtccatgtctcactgtgtccatgcctcactgtgcccatgcctcactgtgcccatgcctcactgtgcccatgcctcactgtgtccatgcctcactgtgtccatgtctcactgtgtccatgcctcactgtgtccatgcctcactgtgtccctgtctcactgtgtccatgtctcactgtgcccatgcctcactgtgtccatgtctcactgtgtccatgcctcactgtgcccatgcctcactgtgtccatgcctcactgtgtccatgcctcactgtgtccatgcctcactgtgtccatgtctcactgtgtccatgcctcactgtgtccatgcctcactgtgccaatgcctcactgtgtccatgcctcactgtgtccatgtctcactgtgtccatgcctcactgtgtcaatgcctcactgtgtccatgcctcactgtgtccatgtctcactgtgtccatgcctcactgtgtccatgcctcactgtgtccatgcctcactgtgtccatgtctcactgtgtccacgcctcactgtgtccatgcctcactgtgcccatgcctcactgtgtccatgcctcactgtgtccatgcctcactgtgtccatgcctcactgtgtccatgtctcactgtgcccatgcctcactgtatccatgtctcactgtgtccatgcctcactgtgtccatgcctcactgtgtccatgtctcactgtgcccatgcctcactgtgtccatgtctcactgtgtccatgtctcactgtgtccatgcctcactgtgtccatgcctcactgtgcccatgcctcactgtatccatgtctcactgtgtccatgcctcactgtgcccatgcctcactgtatccatgtctcactgtgtccatgcctcactgtatccatgtctcactgtgtccatgcctcactgtgtccatgcctcactgtgtccatgtctcactgtgtccatgcctcactgtgttcatgcctcactgtgtccatgcctcactgtgtccatgtctcactgtgtccatgcctcactgtgtccatgcctcactgtgcccatgcctcactgtgtccatgcctcactgtgtccatgtctcactgtgtccatgcctcactgtgtccatgcctcactgtgtccatgcctcactgtgtccctgtctcactgtgtccatgtctcactgtgcccatgcctcactgtgtccatgtctcactgtgcccatgcctcactgtgcccatgcctcactgtgcccatgcctcactgtgcccatgcctcactgtgtccatgtctcactgtgcccatgcctcactgtgcccatgcctcactgtgcccatgcctcactgtgcccatgtctcactgtgtccatgcctcactgtgtccatgcctcactgtgtccatgcctcactgtgtccatgcgtcactgtgtccatgcctcactgtgtccatgcctcactgtgtccatgcctcactgtgtccatgcctcactgtgtccatgcctcactgtgtccatgcctcactgtgtccatgtctcactgtgtccatgcctcactgtgtccatgcctcactgtgtccatgcctcactgtgtccatgcctcactgtgtccatgtctcactgtgtccatgtctcactgtgcccatgcctcactgtgtccatgcctcactgtgtccatgcctcactgtgtccatgtctcactgtgtccatgcctcactgtgtccatgcctcactgtgtccatgactagactgacgtttaacatgggagtccatggaaggggtgcccggctttgaaaaatcgctgctccccgttcgtaggtcccccagacaacaaactttgtacacttgtagaggagaaacggGGCCACATGTGTGCCAaagtccgggtccaggggacctacgaccggccggtaccgggtccccaaaatccgggacatcaggcgcaaaaaggtgactcgcgtataagccattctcagcacaaaaaaaaattgctgaaaaactcggcttatactcgagtatacacggtatattttttagcagagaccctagagcagtgatggagaacctcggcaccccagatgttttggaactacatttcccatgatgcttatgcactctgcagtgtagttgagcatcatgggaaatgtagttccataacatctggggtgccgaggttctccatcactgatctagagaataaaatggcgatcattgcaattttttatgtcaaatgtttttttgcatttttgggggaaaatacactttaatgaataaaaaaacaaaacaaaaacataatatatataccccaattattttgtatattatgaaagatgatgttacgccaagtaaatcgaTACCTAGcatatcatgctttaaaattgcgcacatacCAAACTACGGTGCTAAAAAATCTCCAGCGGCGGCGCTTTAACCGTTTCAGCCACGGACCATTTggttggccaaagaccagagcactttttgcgattcggcgctgcgtcgctttaactgacaattgcgcggtcgtgcgacgtggctcccaaacaaaaccggcgtctttttttcccccacaaatagagctttcttttggtggtatttgatcacctctgcggtttttattttttgtgctataaacaaaaatagagcgacaattttgaaaaaattcgatattttaactttttttctataataaatatcccccaaaaatatataaaaactatttttttcctcagtttaggccgatacgtattcttctacttatttttggtaaaaaaatcgcaataagcgtttatcgatcggtttgcgcaaaagttatagcgtctacaaaacagggggtagttttatggcatttttattaatattttttagtaatgacggcgatgagcgatttttatcgtgactgcgacattgcggcggacacatcggacacttttgacacatttttgggaccgttgtcatttatacagcgatcagtgctataaaaatgacactggcagtgaaggggttaacctgtagggggcgctgaaggggttaagtgtgacctcatgtgtgtttcttactgtggggatgcttgtgacatcactgatagtcgttccctatgacagggaacagacgatcagtgacagacacactaggaagcacggggagaggtttgtttacactcacctctccccgttcttcagctcctgtgacccgatcgcgggtcaCGGAGT
It encodes:
- the LOC120930828 gene encoding asialoglycoprotein receptor 1-like, coding for MVTVSGIIGQTRSDSTDPLCEVGWKHYGLNCYHFSQRVRSWETAKKDCETKKAHLVVVNDKQENNFLHDLSQYWTTWIGLTDAEGSWKWVDGTSYDATPKFWRPGQPDNWFGHGFGGGEDCAHLKGPNGWNDGPCSQGLPYICEKKMP